A genomic window from Planococcus rifietoensis includes:
- a CDS encoding endonuclease/exonuclease/phosphatase family protein, which translates to MLTVMSFNIASGKRIDGKLDLELTAQAIEQGQVDVAGLQEVDRNFSSRSRFWDQAKWLSNRLGMHMAYGPNLVDRGAGGARPKREYGNAILSRYPILSFRNHDLSAVEVHPEEFEPRGMLEAIIEMEGFRFSFYNTHLSLIDEEVDRNLTEIIAITTDNPLAQVLVGDFNAAPSTKHIQRFSKHFYNGFGSGPYPDTYKKQGDHGQKIDYIFHDAHFQALEAWTIDTDASDHVPIVAKIRNLQNSNNF; encoded by the coding sequence ATGCTGACAGTGATGAGCTTTAATATTGCATCAGGCAAGCGGATCGACGGAAAGCTGGATCTTGAACTAACGGCTCAGGCGATTGAACAAGGACAAGTGGATGTCGCTGGATTGCAGGAAGTGGACCGAAACTTTTCTTCCCGCAGCCGTTTTTGGGACCAGGCCAAATGGCTTTCCAACCGGCTTGGCATGCACATGGCGTACGGGCCGAATTTGGTTGACAGGGGAGCCGGAGGTGCACGGCCGAAGCGTGAATACGGCAACGCCATTTTGAGCCGCTATCCGATCCTGTCATTCCGCAACCATGATTTGAGCGCAGTCGAAGTCCATCCCGAAGAGTTCGAGCCGCGCGGGATGCTCGAAGCGATTATTGAAATGGAGGGGTTCCGGTTTTCTTTCTATAACACGCATCTATCGCTTATTGATGAGGAAGTGGACCGCAACTTGACGGAAATCATCGCCATCACTACCGATAATCCGCTGGCGCAAGTGCTGGTGGGGGATTTCAATGCTGCGCCATCCACCAAACATATCCAGCGATTTTCCAAGCATTTTTATAACGGGTTCGGTTCGGGACCTTATCCCGATACGTATAAAAAACAAGGCGACCACGGCCAAAAAATCGATTATATTTTCCACGATGCCCATTTTCAAGCATTGGAAGCGTGGACCATCGATACCGATGCATCGGATCATGTTCCAATTGTGGCAAAAATCAGAAATTTACAAAACTCTAACAATTTTTAA
- a CDS encoding MerR family transcriptional regulator, with product MYTVQKLATLAGVSARTLRYYDSIGLLTPQKNDSGYRVYGSAEIDRLQLILFYRELGFGLHDIAKLLDEPGFDETEALIGQREQLMRERSRLDLLITNVEKTISTKQGESRMADHEKFEGFKKQLVEGNEAAYGKEIREKYGDAEVDRSNAKMLGMGQEQYEAFKRLEQEILKKLEHALKEGEPAGTAGQEIADLHRQWLGFTWGSYEPKAHAGLAEMYVADERFAAYYEKAGEGAAKYLRDAIIAYTDQQDE from the coding sequence ATGTATACCGTGCAGAAATTGGCAACGCTTGCCGGCGTGAGTGCGCGGACTTTGCGCTATTACGATTCGATCGGCTTATTGACGCCGCAAAAAAACGACTCCGGCTACCGGGTGTACGGAAGTGCAGAAATTGATCGTCTCCAGCTCATCTTATTTTACCGAGAGCTCGGTTTTGGGCTTCATGATATCGCGAAGCTGTTGGACGAGCCGGGTTTTGATGAAACCGAAGCATTGATCGGGCAGCGGGAACAATTGATGCGGGAACGCAGCCGCCTGGACCTTTTGATTACAAATGTGGAGAAAACGATTTCCACAAAACAAGGGGAGAGTCGAATGGCAGATCATGAAAAGTTCGAAGGATTCAAGAAGCAGCTGGTTGAGGGCAATGAAGCGGCTTACGGGAAAGAAATCCGCGAGAAATACGGCGACGCGGAAGTCGACCGTTCAAACGCCAAAATGCTCGGCATGGGCCAGGAACAATATGAAGCATTCAAACGCCTTGAGCAAGAGATACTGAAAAAGTTGGAGCATGCACTGAAAGAAGGCGAACCAGCGGGAACCGCGGGACAGGAAATTGCCGATTTACACCGACAGTGGCTGGGGTTTACATGGGGCAGCTATGAACCGAAAGCTCACGCTGGACTGGCGGAAATGTATGTCGCGGATGAACGCTTCGCAGCCTATTATGAAAAAGCCGGCGAAGGGGCAGCGAAATATTTGCGGGATGCGATCATTGCCTATACAGATCAGCAAGATGAATAA